The Chlorocebus sabaeus isolate Y175 chromosome 14, mChlSab1.0.hap1, whole genome shotgun sequence genome segment GTGATTCACCCACCCTCCTATTCATATCACCTTTGACCGGGCCTCAGAACTTCACCTCAACAAAGTGATGGAAGTGATTGGACCATTAAACAAATGAAGTCATCTAGCTCAAATGTAAGCTCAACCAGCCCTTGGCTGTGGCAGGAAATGGTGCTCTAACCTGCCTCCCGAAGGGCTGGGGTCTCCAGCGGCCACTAATCCTTAACCAAGTCCCGAAAACCCACCTTCCGAGTCTCTCTCGAAGCCCATGAGCTGGTCACTGTTGCCGTCGCCTTcctgctcttcctcttcctcctcaaacTCCAGATCCTGGCCTAGTAGCAAATCACTCTCCAATACCAGGGCCCCGGGTCCTTCGTCGAGGGAGTCTTCAGTATCCACTGAAGAGGGGAGGGGGCTTGTGGATTCTCCCTCAAGAGCCAGCCCTCATGGACTACACTTCCCGTACTCGCTGACCCACTCTGATTACCTTAGTGCCTCGGTGGGAAGCTAGGAGTCTGGATCGCCCACTTCATCCCTCAGGAGTCCCCCTCCACCCTGACCTGAGCCCACTCCACTGACCCCACCCGCGCTCCTCTCCCCTCAAGGCCCCTGACCCCTGACCTTTGACCCCCTCGCATTTCACGGGCTGCGGGTGGCTTTGCTTCCTTCGGGGCATCGTGACCGGCTCCAGCCCGACGCGCCTCCGGCCTGCGGCCGCCCGACCCCGCCCCTCCTATCTCGGCCCGCCCGTCTGCCCTTCCTCTCAGGGCCCGCGGGCCGCCCCCATGCAGCGGCGCGGGCCCTGGGCAGCCCCCGGCCCTGGCCCCGGCGCCCAGCTCAGGCcgctcccgccgccgccgccgcttccATTCATGGAGCCCCCTACCCCCCTACGGAGACCAGCTGGTACCTCCGTACTCGCTTCCGCTTCCGCCGCCGCAGAGCCGCACGGGACGCGTAGTCCATGggaagcggcggcggcggcggcagcctCAACGGTGTGACCGGGAAGTGATTGTGACGAGACGGCGAGCGAGCCAATCAGAGGCCAGGGAGAGCCGGCCGTGGAGCCGCGCAGGAGGCCTCCAGCCCGACTCCGGGTTTCAGGCCCGCCAGACCGGTCCCGACCCCTCCCTGAGGAAACTAGGAGAGCATTTCTGGCTTGAGGAGGGGGCGAGGGGTAGCCGCGACGCCCGCCAGGCCGACCTTCCAGTAGCTCGCTCGGGGCTCCCCTACACACACGCGGGACACATACGCACGCACTCACATGGGGGCTCGCCAGATGCTACCGATGGGGCCAAGTCTGGGGCCACAGCAGCAGAAAAAAAAGGACACGATGCGCACGATTAGGTTTTGGCCTTTAGTCTGAAAAAGTGTTGATTGAAAGTGTACAACAGAGAGCGGGTGCAAGCGGCCGAGGGGCCATGGAGCCGCCGATAAAAAAGAATGTCCTTAAATAAAGTGTTCACAGAGTAAAAACCAGGACCGCCAGTCCTTCCCTCCAACACAACAGAGCACAGGCACAGAACCGGTGATGAGCCCGAGGAGCAAAGAGGCGGCTGGGGAGGACAGCAGAGGCTCCCGGCTGCTGTGTGGAGGGAGAGCCCTCTTTGGAATGGGCGGAGTGAAGCCACCCAGCTCCCCCTGCACACCTCATACCCACTGCTAAGGCtaaaggaaaatgacaaaactCAGTCTCAGGTCCGGAGGGCTCAGAAAACAGTCTAGGTGGGCAGGGGTCTGGATGACTGCTAGTCCCGCTTGGCCTTCTTCTTCTTGTCGCTGTTGCCATTTTCTTCAGCCCCCTCAGTAGAGAGCACTTCCTCTAGTTTCCGCTTGCCACTCTCTGGCTGGAGCTCTGCTGTGTTTCGGGGCTTGAAGCAGATGATAATGCAGGTCATGTTGTCACACCCTGTACCATCCCCAGAAGTGTCTGGTGCCAGGCACTGATCCAGCAGCTACAAAAGGGATGGGGGTAGCTCAGCCACAGGGTTTGAACACCTTGCTGGGAACCTAGAGTCCCACAAGAGGGCTGGCCTGCTGAGTCAGGGTGATAGAAGGAGAGAAATGGGCCAGAGGTATCACAAAACAGCCCACTTGCTAGTCCATAAGGCATAAGGCTAAGTCAGAGAAATGAGAGAAGGTGGAACTTTGTAGTCGGGGTTTAGCGTCTGTCAGCAATTAATGGTACTGCTCCCAGATTGCTGACTTAGCTCAGATGAAGAGTAAACCCTGGCTATGCAGACCAAACACCCTCTCTTCTCCACCTTGGTACTCACCTCTTCCACAATGGATGACAATAACCGAAGTTCCCCATTTTCATCACGCTGGCTGATCTTTGATTGAATGAAGTCTACAACTTCCTGGCTGCTCATCACATTCCTGGGGTCGAGAACAACAGTCAGAATCTTCCAGTCTCACCAAGGCAGAGTAGAGGAGTATGGACAGAGGTGGTGGCCCAGGCCAGTGTAAATAACTACAGAAATTCTCAGCTCTGCCTTAGTCTGGGTGCTCTTCACTCACCAAGAAGTCTAGGTCTGGCTAGGTTCTAATCTTAGAGGTGCCCTGAGCCCTATAAGAGAAGAAATGCTGCAGAAAGGGGAATTTAGGGCATTCTGCCAGTGCTCACCAGATGCCATCACAGGCAATGACCATGAATTCATGGTCGTCAGTGAGAGTCAGCACCTTGATGTCAGGAAGGGCTGAAATCATCTGTTCCTCGGGTGGCAGGTTCTTGTTTCTCTTATAGAAGTGGTCCCCTGGAGTAAAGGAATGGTTGGTTGATGAGCAGTTTGGATACTTTTCCCACAGACTTGTGTTTGTGGCAGGTCAAACCTTGCCATTGATTTCCCTTCTTTACAAAGTTCCACAATCTAGTGGAATGGAGAACTGAGTcctagtttttctagttttaacCCTGCCACCAGACTGCTGAACCTTAAGAAAGTCACTCACCAGTCTTGTTCATCATTCAAATGTTACATAAGATGGATATAATAATACCTAcatagccaggcgcagtggctcataccgtaatctcagcactttaggaggctgaggcgtgcctgaggtcaggaggtcgagaccagcctgaccaacatggagaaatcccgtctctactaaaaaaaatacaaaattagccaggtgtggtggcgcatgtctgtaatcccagccgctcaggaggctgaggcagaagaattgcttgaacctgggaggtggtggttgcaatgagctgagatcacgccattgcactccagcctgggcaacaagagtaaaaactccgtctccaaaaaaaaaaaaaaaaagatacctataTATAATGATACCTATACCCATCTTAGCTATTTCACAGGAATATAAGAACAGAGGTAGTAGATATTGAAGTGCTTTGAAAGGCACAAGCACTAGGAAGATTAAAGTTTGCTACTAGGTAGTCTGGGACAGAGAGCAAGACCCTAGAAGTCTTTCCTGGTTTCTTGGCCCTTACCAATGGCTCTGGAGAGGTTGAGGCCCCCGTTGACTCGCCCATCCATGGTGACCTTGCCACCAGCATTCTTGATGCGTGCTAGTTCTACTTCATCCTCTGGTTTGTGATCATAGGACATGTCTAAAGCTTTGCCAGCCTCAGATACCACACAGCGGGAGTCTCCTGCGTTGGCTACAATCAACTGCTTCCCTCTTATCAGGGCCACCACCGCTGTTGTACCACTGTCAGAGCCAGgctaaagaggaagaaagggagcaTCATGGGAGCTTCTGAACATGAGTTCCTCACTGATGTGCTCCTGACCATTCACCTATGCTTGCTTTCACTGGGACTCCCCAAGAAAGCTTTAACAAATAGGAGAGGCACAGATTTCATCTTTCTAGAGACAGTAGCACACTCCCTCTCCTGTGTTTTTAGATAATTAGACCCCAAAGGCTTACCATCTCATCCCCCTTGCGGAATAAATCCCTATTACTATCACTTCCATCCTAAAGTATCAGGGGGATCCCCTTCCCCTGTCTCAAAATCAAAATTAGGGGATTCACACCTGCCTTGTGGCTTTTCAAGACTCATTGCTCCCGTTCCCCACAcacctcctctttgccttccatccCTGGCACCAtcatctcttcttcttcttcttcatcatcCTCTTCAGCCTCCTCGGTGTCATCctcatcttcctcattctctgcCTCCTCACTGCTGTAGCCATCCTCTTCCTCACTGCATTCCTGCCAGGAGGAGGATCCCAGACTGCTGAGACTGGGATgatcccttccctccccccaGCTCATACTCAGAATCAAGAGGCCCTGACTGAACACAGGTCCTCAAAACACTGAAAGATACAAGTATATGGTCATGAAAATTGGGGGGATGGAAAGGGCTAGCATAACTGACATCCTGAACTGGGCTTAGCAATCACTAGCAAAAAGCCCAGGACAAGGCAAGGGCTGCCAGCCAAAAGTATCTTTCAGGCACTGTGGCCAGAAAAATTGTCCAGAGAAGAAAACAGCTAACTAGCCAAGGTAACAACTATATTCTTGTTCTCTCTCTAGGAGACAGACTCTGAAAGGCCAGAACTAGATCTGCTTGTTATAGTATCAACAAAGGAAGAGGTAAGAAAGCAAATGGTACCTGTGATGACGGAGCTCAGTGAATTCAAGGCTAAAGCTTAGAATACAGTGGGTCTTGGGGGATGATGTCAAAACAGGAGGAGAGTTGAAAACTACAGACGGCAACCAAACAGGACCTCTCTGCAACTTCAGCATCTGCCTGCCCTCACAGGCCCTTACCTCactgtcttcctcttcctcctccgcCTCATCTGACTCATCCTCACTGTCCTCAAAGAACTTGGACTTAGCAACTCGAGGCAGCTTGTCAGAGGCTGAAGAGCAGGAAGGCCCAGCCTCTCCAGTGGGAATGCCAGGCTCACCAACTTGGCCTGCCTCAGTCCCACGTTCCGAGTTGGAGGAAAAGCCTGTGTAGGCCTTGGCTGTGGGGCCATTTTCCTGTGAAGGAGTTTCCCTAGTTGAGTCCTCAGGTCCTGCCTCCCCATTGAGGCCCTGGGACCCTGGTTCCTCGCCTGTCCCAGCTCCAGATTTGCTGTGGGGAGGGCCCTTGTGACAGTTCTGCCCGTAGCGTGTCAGCAGCTCTTCAATAGTCATGGTAGCCTCTTCATGCAGCAGTGCAGCCTCCTCATTGTCCACTGCAGGGAAGAGGCTAAATCAGAGCCCCCATGCCAGACTCCTCATGGGATCCGTTCATCTCACTATCTCAACAGCCCTTACAGCCTCTAACTTCCCCACAACCTCCCACTCCTAAGGTTCCTCTTGCTCATCAAGTCTCAGAAGAACATGCCctagctcctcctcctccacagacttctttggtttttgtgtttcatccccttcttaatcaaaACAACACTAGTTACTATACTTCCCCTCTGACGTCTCATTTGTTATTGTTAAGTTGTAAAAACTCTATTCTGGCTGAGGATCCAGGAAGCCCACAGTGCTATTGTAGAATTAGGATTTAGGCTTAATGACTGGCTATTGGGGCTAATAACTGCTCcagtcttgaggggaaaaaaaaaaagcacataaatACCAGCAGGAACCAGGAAGATCCCATCACAATGACAAAAGATAATGTATATACAATGTTTACAGCTCAGATGCCACTCAACAAagataattctctctctctccttttcgtAACCACATACAATGCAGGAGAACACCATAGGTTTCTTTAACATAAGGACTCCCCAGGTCCCTAGAAAGCCATCCTATCTTAGAATtgataagaaatattaaagaatatttcttaaaatgctGATTTCCCCTCAAACAAGGGATGCCACACTCACCATCATCTTCATCAgctactttttccttttcatcttcatCCTCAGTGGGTCGCCCTGCAATCTGTGCCAGCTCTTTAATGACTTCCTCAGTGGTCAGTTTGGCATCAATAGCCAAGAAGGCATCTTCTAAAGcctaaatataaacaaaatagtcTAAGACTAGTACAAAATGAACTCCCTATGTACAATCCTGAGCACAAGGATGGAATACAAATTAGAGTGTGAGCTACCACAGTAAGAGACACTCACAGATAAAAACAGTTCAGAGGCCTAGGAATAGTAAGGTAAGTCTAAAAGGTGGCCAATAAGCTCGTTTTAGGAACAGAATTCTTCAAGAGTAAATAAGCAGCAGCAGCTAGgggacaaaaagaaaggaaaagcccAAGGGCTAGAGAACAAGGGAAAAGCCTACACAAGTGAGGAATGGGCAGTGTAAGCAGACAGACCTTCTGTAGCTTGCCTTCCTTGTAGGCCTTCTGATCTTTGATGATATCAGGAAGATATTTGGCACAGTACAAGGCAACTTCCTCCcctagaaggaaaggaaggaaagtcaCCTGGAGCACTGCTCCCCACACATAGAAAGTGATACAATATTTATATGCCATAGTGGAGTGAACCCCAAGGGTTGAGGGGATAAATATCTTAGCACCCCTGAACCCTATTTGAAGGACACTGTTTGGGGAAGTTCTGGTCCAAAAAAATGGATTTCACCATCAATTCTCTCTGGTATATTAATATAACTCGTCTTTTCTCACATGTATACTTAGTTCTCCagtgaaaaaaagataaagaatcaGCTCATCTGggtacaattttctttttctttttttttttttaaagacagggtcttgctctgttgctggagtgcagtggcatggtcttggctcactgcaacctccacctcccaggttcaagcaattctcccgcctcagccttctgagcagctgggactacaggcacaagacatcatgcccagctaatttttgtatttttagaagagacggggtttcaccatattggtcaggctggtctcgaactcctgacttcgtgatccactgggctgagattacaggcatgagctactgcgccctgcctaaaaattttaaaaaataaaaataaaaaaagagaaagaggctcTTTGGATTAAAACAAGTCCTGGTGAGATTATAAACCAATACAGTACCTACTGGGAAAAAAGAATGACAGAATACAGAAAAACAGCACCAGGCAGGAAATGATATTGAGGGCCAGACCCTGGAAAGTAAATGAACAAGGGGACTGTTCTTGCCCTGGAACGTCTGGAATTGGGGTCCTAGAATGTTACCAATATGATCTGTTAAAGTTACCTCCATGTCCATCGTAGACAGAAAACATGGCTGTCTCACTGTCCAGCTCAGGAATACAGTTGTGAGCATCCTAGGAAAAGGACAGCATAATTGGCATGTCTCAGGGTCAAAGAATATTCCTCAGGTCATAGGGATCAATGTCACACCTTACTAACTTTTCCCTGGCTGGCCTATATGGCctagaaataagaaaggaaaatgaaatgataaaataaatacagagaaagaaaggagggaggcaaaggaggaaaggggaaggagaaaaggaagaatcagGTTACTACCGCTATAATAACCTCAACCTAGGAGATATCTCAGACAAATGGCAGAATATTTGGCTGCTGGAAATAAACCTGACCCTTTTGGATCTGTGGAAACTACGGGAAAACCagaataaaggattttttttcttctttgtttctgagatggagtctcgctctgtcacccaggctagagtgcagtggtgcaatcttggctcactgcaacctctgcctcctgggttcaagtgattctcctgcctctgcctgctgaatagctgagattacaggtgtgtgccaccacacctggctaacttttgtatttttagtggtaatggggtttcaccatgttggtcaggctggtctcgaacttctgaccttgcgattcgcctgccttggcctcccaaagtgttggacaGGCTGTATACAGCAttatgtataataaaaaacagttgaggtcgggcacggtggctcacgcctgtaatcccagcactttggaaggcggaggcgggtggatcactaagTCAAgagattgataccatcctggccaacatgatgaaaccccatctctactaaaaatacaaaaattagctgggcgtggtggtgtgtgcctgtagtcccagctactcagaaggctgaggcag includes the following:
- the PPM1G gene encoding protein phosphatase 1G; translation: MGAYLSQPNTVKCSGDGVGAPRLPLPYGFSAMQGWRVSMEDAHNCIPELDSETAMFSVYDGHGGEEVALYCAKYLPDIIKDQKAYKEGKLQKALEDAFLAIDAKLTTEEVIKELAQIAGRPTEDEDEKEKVADEDDVDNEEAALLHEEATMTIEELLTRYGQNCHKGPPHSKSGAGTGEEPGSQGLNGEAGPEDSTRETPSQENGPTAKAYTGFSSNSERGTEAGQVGEPGIPTGEAGPSCSSASDKLPRVAKSKFFEDSEDESDEAEEEEEDSEECSEEEDGYSSEEAENEEDEDDTEEAEEDDEEEEEEMMVPGMEGKEEPGSDSGTTAVVALIRGKQLIVANAGDSRCVVSEAGKALDMSYDHKPEDEVELARIKNAGGKVTMDGRVNGGLNLSRAIGDHFYKRNKNLPPEEQMISALPDIKVLTLTDDHEFMVIACDGIWNVMSSQEVVDFIQSKISQRDENGELRLLSSIVEELLDQCLAPDTSGDGTGCDNMTCIIICFKPRNTAELQPESGKRKLEEVLSTEGAEENGNSDKKKKAKRD